Proteins found in one Sporosarcina jeotgali genomic segment:
- a CDS encoding M20 metallopeptidase family protein codes for MNEKLYALLDNSFDDMVSVRRYLHQHPEVSFHEKNTAQYIQDFYTKLGVEFRSNVGGNGVVARIEGGKPGKTVALRADFDALPIQDQKDVPYKSTVPGVMHACGHDGHTSTLLHLAKAMNELKDELSGTYVFIHQHAEEYAPGGAISMIEDGCLDGVDVIFGTHLWSMMEPNTIQYVSGPIMAAADRIEITVQGAGGHGASPHQTKDAIVIASQLVTNFQQLVSRRVDPIESAVLSIGSFVADNAFNIIADKAELKGTVRTFSPEIRDLMESEIHRIAEGTALMNNCEIDVTYTRGYPAVVNHEKETAFLRDVAQDVPGVKEVIETIPQMGGEDFAYYLEHVPGTFFFTGAQPEHPFPHHHPRFDFDESAMSSAAKTLGAAALAYQNQ; via the coding sequence ATGAACGAAAAACTTTACGCGCTGCTCGACAACTCTTTTGATGACATGGTTAGCGTTCGACGCTATTTGCACCAGCATCCAGAAGTGTCATTCCACGAAAAGAATACTGCACAATATATCCAAGATTTCTACACGAAGTTAGGGGTAGAGTTCCGAAGCAATGTTGGCGGAAATGGAGTTGTCGCACGTATCGAAGGCGGAAAACCTGGTAAAACAGTTGCGCTCCGCGCTGACTTTGATGCATTGCCGATCCAAGACCAAAAAGATGTCCCTTATAAATCCACCGTTCCTGGTGTCATGCACGCATGCGGTCACGACGGACATACGTCCACCCTGCTGCACCTTGCTAAAGCAATGAATGAGCTGAAAGATGAACTTTCTGGAACGTACGTATTCATTCACCAGCACGCTGAAGAATACGCTCCAGGCGGTGCTATTTCAATGATTGAAGATGGCTGCTTGGACGGTGTGGATGTTATTTTCGGTACTCATTTATGGTCGATGATGGAACCAAACACTATTCAATACGTGAGCGGTCCGATTATGGCCGCTGCAGATCGTATCGAAATTACAGTTCAAGGTGCCGGGGGCCACGGTGCTTCTCCTCACCAAACAAAAGATGCTATTGTAATTGCATCTCAACTCGTGACCAATTTCCAGCAACTCGTCTCACGTCGTGTGGACCCGATTGAATCTGCTGTATTATCCATCGGCTCATTTGTGGCCGACAACGCATTCAACATTATTGCGGATAAGGCCGAACTCAAAGGAACTGTGCGCACATTCTCTCCTGAAATCCGTGATCTCATGGAATCTGAAATCCATCGAATTGCTGAAGGGACAGCACTGATGAACAACTGTGAAATCGACGTAACCTACACGCGGGGATATCCAGCTGTCGTAAATCACGAAAAAGAGACAGCATTTTTACGTGACGTTGCACAAGATGTTCCAGGTGTAAAAGAAGTAATCGAAACGATTCCTCAAATGGGCGGAGAAGATTTCGCTTACTATTTGGAACACGTCCCAGGCACGTTCTTCTTCACTGGTGCACAGCCTGAACATCCGTTTCCTCATCACCACCCGCGATTCGACTTTGACGAATCCGCAATGAGTTCCGCTGCTAAAACTTTAGGCGCAGCTGCCCTTGCCTATCAAAACCAG
- the hemH gene encoding ferrochelatase codes for MGKRTMGLLVMAYGTPYKEEDIEPYYTHIRRGRKPAPEQLEDLKNRYEAIGGISPLAHITDGQAQALCDALNQSQDEIEFKLYIGLKHITPFIEDAVEQMDKDGIKEAVTVVLAPHYSTFSVKSYNTRAKEEADKYGISITSVESWYKQPKFLKYWEEKIRETFDGMSDAEREKSVLVVSAHSLPQKIREAGDPYPDQLEETAKLLAEAADVKEYAVGWQSEGQTGEPWLGPDVQDLTRELNEKKGYTSFVYTPVGFVSDHLEVLFDNDYECKVVCDEIGAAYHRPAMPNTDPLFIGAVADAVMEKVNK; via the coding sequence ATGGGAAAACGCACAATGGGACTTTTAGTAATGGCTTACGGAACACCTTACAAAGAAGAGGATATCGAGCCGTATTACACACATATCCGCCGCGGACGTAAACCTGCACCGGAACAACTAGAAGATTTGAAAAACCGTTATGAAGCAATTGGCGGTATATCACCGCTTGCACATATTACAGATGGTCAGGCACAAGCACTTTGTGATGCATTGAACCAATCACAAGATGAGATTGAGTTCAAGCTCTACATTGGTTTAAAGCACATTACACCATTCATCGAAGATGCAGTAGAACAGATGGATAAGGACGGAATCAAAGAAGCAGTGACTGTTGTGCTTGCTCCTCACTATTCAACGTTCTCAGTGAAATCATACAATACACGTGCGAAAGAAGAAGCGGACAAATACGGAATTTCCATCACTTCTGTTGAAAGCTGGTACAAGCAGCCGAAATTCTTGAAGTATTGGGAAGAAAAGATTCGTGAAACCTTCGACGGTATGAGCGATGCAGAACGCGAGAAGTCAGTTCTGGTAGTATCCGCTCACTCCCTTCCGCAAAAAATCCGTGAAGCAGGCGATCCATATCCGGATCAGCTTGAAGAAACGGCTAAACTTCTTGCAGAAGCAGCTGACGTGAAGGAATACGCGGTTGGCTGGCAAAGTGAAGGACAGACTGGCGAGCCTTGGCTTGGACCTGATGTACAAGATTTAACACGCGAACTCAACGAGAAAAAAGGGTATACATCATTTGTCTATACGCCGGTAGGATTCGTTTCGGATCACCTTGAAGTACTTTTTGACAATGACTACGAATGTAAAGTGGTTTGCGACGAGATCGGCGCTGCCTATCACCGTCCTGCAATGCCGAATACAGATCCGCTCTTTATCGGCGCAGTTGCGGACGCAGTAATGGAGAAAGTAAACAAGTAA
- the hemE gene encoding uroporphyrinogen decarboxylase, protein MAIVNDTLLRAARGEHIDHTPVWYMRQAGRSQPEYRKIKEKYSLEEITHQPELCAYVTKLPVDQYGVDAAILYKDIVTPLPGMGVDVQIKAGIGPVISNPIKTVADIEKLTAMHPEDDIPFVLETIRILTQEQLDVPLIGFAGAPFTLASYMIEGGPSKNYARTKALMVSEPQAWFMLMDKLADTMIAYVTAQVKAGASAIQLFDSWVGALNVSDYRIFIKPVMERIFTELRKLNVPLITFGVGASHLANEWHDLPVDVVGLDWRLSIEEAGQRGLTKPLQGNLDPTLLLADWSVIEERAKVIIEQGVAHGSHIFNLGHGVFPEIEPAKLKKLTELIHTYSAELRATKN, encoded by the coding sequence ATGGCTATAGTAAATGATACACTTCTTCGAGCGGCTCGTGGAGAACACATTGATCACACACCGGTTTGGTACATGCGTCAGGCAGGAAGGTCGCAGCCTGAGTACCGCAAAATTAAAGAAAAGTATTCACTTGAAGAAATTACACATCAGCCGGAATTGTGTGCCTATGTGACAAAGCTGCCTGTTGACCAATACGGAGTAGACGCTGCAATTTTATATAAGGACATTGTCACACCTCTTCCAGGAATGGGCGTAGACGTTCAAATCAAAGCTGGCATAGGTCCAGTCATTTCGAATCCAATCAAAACGGTTGCAGATATCGAAAAATTGACAGCGATGCATCCGGAAGATGATATTCCATTCGTGCTTGAAACAATTCGAATTTTGACACAAGAACAGCTGGATGTACCTTTGATCGGTTTTGCAGGGGCACCATTCACACTTGCAAGCTATATGATCGAGGGCGGTCCTTCGAAAAACTATGCACGGACAAAAGCACTTATGGTTTCTGAACCGCAAGCTTGGTTTATGCTAATGGACAAACTTGCAGACACGATGATTGCTTATGTTACTGCACAAGTGAAAGCGGGCGCATCTGCGATTCAACTGTTCGACTCGTGGGTAGGTGCATTGAACGTATCGGATTACCGTATTTTCATCAAACCTGTCATGGAACGTATTTTCACAGAACTCCGCAAATTGAATGTGCCTTTGATTACGTTTGGGGTAGGTGCGAGTCACCTGGCAAACGAATGGCATGATCTTCCTGTAGATGTAGTCGGTCTGGATTGGAGACTTTCTATTGAAGAAGCAGGGCAGCGCGGATTAACAAAGCCGCTCCAAGGGAATCTTGATCCTACATTGCTGCTCGCGGATTGGTCCGTCATTGAAGAGCGTGCAAAAGTGATAATTGAACAAGGGGTTGCACACGGCAGCCACATCTTTAACTTAGGACATGGGGTATTCCCGGAAATCGAACCTGCCAAGCTGAAGAAACTGACAGAACTCATCCACACATACAGCGCGGAACTCCGCGCAACTAAAAACTAA
- a CDS encoding antibiotic biosynthesis monooxygenase family protein, whose product MKNVFITRGTPEFMEKIKEKYASEKMILMHGSGGSQLLHETEGKTVFQTPHRYEVVSEVGQLQEHGYFALNNIAISDEGKPIFEERFKREHPAMESTPGFIAFRLLRPIGSDTYILLTEWEDSKAFDTYKHDPAFKAAYDSTQNDIVEGPAFHIFASAPYLTLFSSLHTPDPDQD is encoded by the coding sequence ATGAAAAATGTATTCATTACACGTGGGACTCCAGAATTCATGGAGAAAATTAAAGAGAAATATGCTAGCGAGAAGATGATTTTAATGCACGGCAGCGGGGGCTCTCAATTGCTGCATGAAACTGAAGGCAAAACAGTCTTTCAGACCCCTCATCGATACGAGGTTGTTTCAGAAGTGGGGCAGCTTCAAGAACATGGATATTTCGCTTTGAACAACATTGCCATTTCGGATGAAGGCAAGCCTATTTTTGAAGAACGTTTCAAAAGAGAGCATCCGGCGATGGAAAGCACTCCAGGATTTATTGCTTTTCGCTTGCTGCGCCCTATCGGTTCGGATACCTATATCCTTTTGACAGAGTGGGAGGACAGCAAAGCATTCGATACGTATAAGCATGATCCGGCCTTTAAAGCAGCTTACGATTCTACGCAGAATGATATCGTTGAGGGACCGGCATTTCATATTTTCGCAAGTGCACCTTATCTTACATTATTCAGTTCCCTTCATACTCCTGATCCTGATCAAGATTAA